Genomic DNA from Conexivisphaerales archaeon:
GGCTACTTCATAGTTGCACTCGCCGTAGCTTTCGTTCTTGGCAAAAAGACTGGGGGTCTTGGCGCATTCACAACGCTTGACTACGTGTTTATAGGTATTGGAGCTGCTTTTGCTGTCGTGTGGGAGTTCTTCATAGGTGCATTCCTGGGAGGGTTCATACCAAGAGGTATTTCCACATACATATCGATCGGATTCTGGGGTGGACAGCTTCTCACAATGATGGTTGTCGCTGCACTTGTCAGAAAGGTAGGCGTTGGTATGATCTCCTTCGTTGTATATTCATTCTTAGCAGATCTTTTCCACTATGGCTTTGGCGGCGAGCCCATTTACTTCTTTTATGAAGCGTTGACGTATGGACTTTTCCTAGACCTGATGATAGCTGTTACGGGAGGCAATATATTTGCTGTCAAGAGCTCACTAAAGGCATCTGCCCAAGTTGCTGCAACCTCCCATGATGATCAGGCAACTACGACAGTAGCCCATACAGGTAGTTCATCTTCTAAGCTTGTTGCGTTGATGGTGATTGAAGGTGCGATAATCGGACTTCTGTTTTCATTTCCAGACCCATTATTCTACGATGGCTTCTTTGCCCCATTCCTGACCGGAGGATATGTTAATTGGCAGACAATTTTCTTCCTTCTCAGCGCATTCATTCCAGGTGGAGTAATCGTGGGCGGCTTCGCAGGCGTTGTAGCCAACCGGATTGCCAGAGCCCTTGGACAATGAATCCCGTAGAAATCAACAGACTTTCTTTTAATTATGCGGGGGCAGGCAGGGATGTCCTTGCAGTAGATCATTTTCAGGTGGAAGAAGGGGAAGTTGTTGTCATAGTAGGGAAGTCAGGCGGTGGCAAATCGACGCTTGTAAACTGTATAAATGGTGTAATCCCTCACGTCTTTAAAGGGAACAATCCTTCGGGTGTGGTTGTATATGGAAAAATGGTTAAAGAAACTCCGCTGTCAAAGCTCTCAACACTTGTGGGAACACTTTTGCAGGACCCTGAAACCCAAGTCCTGAATTACACTGTAGAGGAAGAGGTTGCTTTCGGGCCCGAAAACCTTTGCTTCCCTCCAGATGAGATCATGCGAAGGGTGAAGGAGGCTATGGCAACGGCAGGCGTCTCTTCGTTAGCAGACAGAGAGACCTACACTCTGTCTGGTGGAGAGCTCCAGAGGGTAGCTTTGGCTGCTGTACTTTCCATGAGACCCAAAATGCTGATCATGGACGAACCAACTTCCAACATAGACCCGGAAGGAACCGCCCAGATATTTGAGACACTTACGCAGCTAAAGGGGAGGAGCACTTTGATAATCGTTGAGCACAAGCTTGAAAGAGTTCTACCGTTTGCTGACAGAGTGGTATTGGTTGACAAAGGAAGGATAGTTTTCGATATAAGAAAGAACGAACTCGTGAATCATATTGATGAACTGGCTGCTGCAGGTGTAGATGTACCAGAACATTATGTTTATGCAAAACGCTTTGGTATTGACCCGGAGGATATAGAAGCTATCAGAAAGAAAATAGTTAGCGAAGGGATCAAGCTCAGCATTCCTCATAGAGATAATGACGGGAAATTGTTGATGCAGGCAAGTGCCAATGTCCAGGCAGCAGGAAGGGTTATTGTTGAAGCTGATATATCCCTGAGAGAAAAGCAGATATTAGCTATCATGGGAAGAAACGGAGCTGGGAAGTCGACCTTTCTCAAGGCCATTATGAATTTCTTGGATAAGGATGTAGTGGCAGAAAGTAGACTATTCATAGGCGGAAAGGACCTGAGCAAGTCTACGATACAGGAGAGAGGCAAATACATAGCATTCGTCCCTCAGAGTTTCGACCTGATGCTGATAAACAAGAGTGTCGAGGATGAGATAGCTTATTCTTTGAAAAAGAGGCATGATAAAAATTACAAGCAGAAGGTTGAAGAGTTCCTGAACCTGTTTTCCTTGCAGCCTGAAAGAAAGAGAGACCCTCTCATGCTCAGCGTTGGTCAGAGAAGACGCGTAGCTATGGCGGCAGCTCTGTCAGCTGGTGTCAAGATAGCTATGCTGGATGAGCCGACCTCTGGCCAAGACTACTATAACAAAGAGCTGATAGGCAAGGAGTTGCAGATGCTCAAGGGGAAAGGTTTTTCCTTCATAATAGTTACCCATGATGCCAAGTTCGTGTACAAGTATGCTGACTGGGTGGTTATAATTAACGCTGGCAAGAAGGTGCAGGAAGGCACTCCAGACGAGGTCTTCATAGATTCTTCAAGATACTCGATAGTGCCTCCTACGGAGTACTATCTTAGGCATCCTGAGCTGCCGATTTCAAAGATAGTGAAGGAGGTCAGTTACTTATGAGCCTTCTTTCTGTTGTATTGGTAAATTTTTTTAGCTGGTTCCTTTTTCTGTTTAACGTTGCACTGCCCCTTTACCTGTTGCTCGGCGCAATAGGACTCACAGGATTCAGGGAGATCTCATCTTACCAGAAGCACACTACGTTTTATTACAGGTTGAACCCGATCACAAAGGTAGCTCTTGCTGTAGCTATCACCTTTGTCGTTGCTTTCACTGTCTGGTGGATAGACCTTGCAATTCTTCTGGCTTTTCTTGCAACATATATGACGTTGAAAAATGGAAAGAGGAAGATACTGGTTGGAGGTGCTTTTGCCTTCTCAGCAACAGTCGGGCTGATGTGGTGGTGGGCCGCGAATACTCCATATACACTGCTCGACTATGCATTGTTCCATGAGTGCGTCACTTCGGTTACAGATATAAGCAACCTTGGTCCGCTATGGACTTGGCCTTCTTATTTCACAGTCATAGGTTACCAGCCAGTGTTGACACTAGGGGGTATATTTTATGGCTTACAGGTAGCTACAAGGACGGCCACAGTGTTCATAGTTGCTCTTATTCTGATAATGACGAGCACTCCATCCCAGATACTAAGAGCCTTACGGAAATTGAAATTACCTATTCTCATCATCTTTTCCCTTGTAGTTGCAATGAGAACAGTGCCAAGAATATTCGATTCTCTTGATACAGCTGTCAAGGTACAATTCATGAGAGGTTACGGATCTGATGCACCATTGTTTCTCAGAGTCTTTTATCTAGCAGGTGCAGCACTTACGGGAATAGTTCCTGCTATGACCTTTTTGTTCAGGGGAGCCCGTAATACAGCTATTTCAGCTGACACTCGGGCTTTCAGGGCATACAACGATAGGACATATCTGAGGCCTGTGGTATTTTCGAGGGGAGACTACTATATGTGGATACTTATTGCAGGCTTTATAGTGCTGGCAATCGTCGGAAATCTGTACGGATTTGGTAGAGGGATTCCTTATGCAGCCGTAGGCTCGACGTGTGGCGGTTCAGGCTTCGGCTGAATGGTTTAAAGGTTACATGATCCAAAAATTCAATCTTGAACTGAAACTTAAGTCTAGATAGAGCCTCCATACCAAGGCATGTGGAACAGTAAGCATGCCATCAGCTGACTGGAAAGCAATAGCAGTCCGCCTACTCATCAGAGCAATCTTCGGATATTCCTACATCCCCGCCTTCTCCTTCCCTGATTCAAGCAGAGAGTACAGGAGATTTGAAGAATAAGGCATCCTCCAAGCTAAATACCATACAATAGCACTGCAAGGATGTTCCAGAGAGAGATATCTCATTCAGTTGCTCAGTCAGACTGCAGTCATGATACTGATAGCACAGCATAAGAGCAACGTAACTCCATATGACTCGACTGGCCTCCCTACTATAAAGTATGGAAGATGTTTCGAAGTCAAGAACTCCAGGCAGAATGAGAAAAAGAAGTTCGTCAAACTCCCCCGTATAACCAACGATGCAGAGATGCCTTAGAGCATCCT
This window encodes:
- a CDS encoding ATP-binding cassette domain-containing protein, with protein sequence MNPVEINRLSFNYAGAGRDVLAVDHFQVEEGEVVVIVGKSGGGKSTLVNCINGVIPHVFKGNNPSGVVVYGKMVKETPLSKLSTLVGTLLQDPETQVLNYTVEEEVAFGPENLCFPPDEIMRRVKEAMATAGVSSLADRETYTLSGGELQRVALAAVLSMRPKMLIMDEPTSNIDPEGTAQIFETLTQLKGRSTLIIVEHKLERVLPFADRVVLVDKGRIVFDIRKNELVNHIDELAAAGVDVPEHYVYAKRFGIDPEDIEAIRKKIVSEGIKLSIPHRDNDGKLLMQASANVQAAGRVIVEADISLREKQILAIMGRNGAGKSTFLKAIMNFLDKDVVAESRLFIGGKDLSKSTIQERGKYIAFVPQSFDLMLINKSVEDEIAYSLKKRHDKNYKQKVEEFLNLFSLQPERKRDPLMLSVGQRRRVAMAAALSAGVKIAMLDEPTSGQDYYNKELIGKELQMLKGKGFSFIIVTHDAKFVYKYADWVVIINAGKKVQEGTPDEVFIDSSRYSIVPPTEYYLRHPELPISKIVKEVSYL
- a CDS encoding energy-coupling factor transporter transmembrane component T, whose product is MSLLSVVLVNFFSWFLFLFNVALPLYLLLGAIGLTGFREISSYQKHTTFYYRLNPITKVALAVAITFVVAFTVWWIDLAILLAFLATYMTLKNGKRKILVGGAFAFSATVGLMWWWAANTPYTLLDYALFHECVTSVTDISNLGPLWTWPSYFTVIGYQPVLTLGGIFYGLQVATRTATVFIVALILIMTSTPSQILRALRKLKLPILIIFSLVVAMRTVPRIFDSLDTAVKVQFMRGYGSDAPLFLRVFYLAGAALTGIVPAMTFLFRGARNTAISADTRAFRAYNDRTYLRPVVFSRGDYYMWILIAGFIVLAIVGNLYGFGRGIPYAAVGSTCGGSGFG